The genomic segment TCGCCTGATCTCAACAACCCTGCCGCAAAGATCAAAATAACGGATGAAGCCGGCGCCGAGCTCTTCAATCGCTGGTTGTTCTCACTATACCCGGCGACGCACCCCTTCGATCATCCGAGATTCGCCATTACACTGAAGGATTACGTCGCTAACGAGTAGCAGGTTGTATGACGGTAGGCGCCCATAGCTCAGCTGGATAGAGCGTCGGATTGCGGGTCCGAAGGTCGCACGTTCGAATCGTGCTGGGCGCGCCAGATTATTAGTTGTAAATGCGCCTGAGAGAGGCGCCCGGATCGAGTGCCAGAGGCTGTGCGTTCGATCCGTGAGGGAACCGAAAACCGCGTTTTTCGGTTCCCGTTGAGCCAAAATCCAGCGCGGATTTTGGCGCTATACCAACAGGAGAGATGTCCGAGCGGTTGAAGGAGCGCGCTTGGAAAGCGCGTGTATGCCCACAAGGTGTACCGAGGGTTCGAATCCCTCTCTCTCCGCCATTCGACGCGCAATGCCTGTCCCGAGCCTGTCGAGGGACTCGTGGCAGGCCATGAATTGATAGGCGCAGGACGCGAGCAGCGGCGAGCAGCCCTGAGCAAGGAACAGGTTGTCCATGTGGCGCGTCGAAGGGCAGTACAGTGCCACTCCTTGTGAAAAGCCGCTTGTCAAAATATAAGATGGATGGAAAGAAATGGCGGATGAGCCAGGCCTTGTGCAGACAGCTCTGTCTCTTTTACCGGCACTGAACTGATCGATACGCGGCCGGGGCTGTTGGCCCGGCTGCAGTTTTATGGGATTGAAGGCCAGGCCCTGAGCGACGTCGGTTCCCGAACTCCGCCAGGTCCGGAAGGAAGCAACGGTAGGGATATCCGGCGGGTGCTTCAGCCGGCCTGGCTTTTGTCCCACCCTATTGATCCGGTCCCGCCCCTTTTTGCGCGGGATCACATATCCACCAGAGGCACATCCTAATGGCTTACCTTGTCCTGGCCCGTAAATACCGTCCGGCAGCCTTTTCCGAGGTTGTAGGGCAGGAGCATGTGACCCGGACTCTTCGCAACGCTTTTGGTTCCGGGCGCCTGGGACACGCTTTTCTCTTTTCAGGTCTGCGTGGTGTGGGAAAAACCTCTGTGGCCAGGATCCTCGCAAAGACCCTCAACTGCACAGATGAACAGCACACAGACGAACCGTGCGGCCAGTGCGAGTCGTGCCTTGATGTGGATGAGGGGCGCAGCCTGGATGTTGTTGAGATGGATGCTGCCTCACACACTGGTGTGGACGATATCCGCGAACTGCGCGAATCGGTGATGTATGCTGCTGCAGAGGGCAAGTACAAGGTGTACATCATTGACGAAGTCCACATGCTCTCGAAAAATGCTTTCAACGCTCTGCTCAAGACACTGGAAGAACCCCCGCCCCGCGTGATCTTCATCCTCGCTACGACCGAACCTTACAAGGTCCCGGTCACGATTCAATCCCGCTGCCAGAGGTACGACTTCAGGAGGATCTCATCGGCGGACATAGCCGGACACCTGGCGAGCATATGTGAAAAGGAAGGCGTAGAGATCTCCCACGACAGTCTACGGCGTATTGCTATCGCAGCCGAAGGCAGTCTCAGAGATTCCCAGAGCCTTCTGGACCAGGTCCTGTCCTACGCTGGTGACCGGGTGGCCGACGAGGATGTGAACATGGTCCTCGGCAGCCTGGATCGGGACAAACTCATGCAGATCCTTTCGGCTTGTGTTGATTCGGATCCCGGAACGGCCCTGAGAATGCTGGGGGAAATGATAGATAACGGCGCCGACCCTGTGAGGATCGCCCTGGATCTTCTGGAGATCGTACGTTCTGCGATGATCCTGCTGGAGGTAGCAGACCCAACAGATCTGGTGGATCTGCCTGAGGGGGAGCTTGCGATTTTAAAATCCCTGGCGGAAAGGGCGGATCCGGCTGCATTGAGGATACAGTTCGCTATCCTGGCTCGGGGGCAGGAGCGCATGAGACGTTCTTCCCAGCAGCGGCTGCATCTGGAACTGGCCCTGGTGCACATGGCCAGGTCGGAGGAGATCGTTCCTGTGGGTAACACCCCATCTGGCAATGAGGGCAGCAGTTACAACAGGCCGACAAGGAAGAGAATATCCTCCCCGC from the bacterium genome contains:
- the dnaX gene encoding DNA polymerase III subunit gamma/tau — protein: MAYLVLARKYRPAAFSEVVGQEHVTRTLRNAFGSGRLGHAFLFSGLRGVGKTSVARILAKTLNCTDEQHTDEPCGQCESCLDVDEGRSLDVVEMDAASHTGVDDIRELRESVMYAAAEGKYKVYIIDEVHMLSKNAFNALLKTLEEPPPRVIFILATTEPYKVPVTIQSRCQRYDFRRISSADIAGHLASICEKEGVEISHDSLRRIAIAAEGSLRDSQSLLDQVLSYAGDRVADEDVNMVLGSLDRDKLMQILSACVDSDPGTALRMLGEMIDNGADPVRIALDLLEIVRSAMILLEVADPTDLVDLPEGELAILKSLAERADPAALRIQFAILARGQERMRRSSQQRLHLELALVHMARSEEIVPVGNTPSGNEGSSYNRPTRKRISSPPPVSPEESSALPAEPQTPLDVSTAPAFAGIETPKETWEQLVEFITVKAPSMGSMLEHLIPMNLAGEELVIGGRKEEIYLEVLQERDRISELQVLLRDFFNREVRVKFVEMEVEERARNNNVVEKRQQKESDLARKIKKETREHPMVKEAMEVFEGELISVKVLGKSTREPEDMESKEEGL